In the Rhinopithecus roxellana isolate Shanxi Qingling chromosome 16, ASM756505v1, whole genome shotgun sequence genome, AGTGTTATTTGCCTCCTCCCTGGCATTCCTCATCCTCTACTCTAAAATCTGGGTGAGTGCAGTCACTTCCTTAGTCTCCTCCTCTATTTGACCCTTTAATATTGGGATTCCTTACATTCTACCCCTAAACGTTAGGTAGGCTTACTCGCTTCCGTGGTGTCAATTACTATTTACATGTCAATATGTCTCAAATGTATATCTCTGGTCCAGATTTCTGTTCTCAGAACCAGACTTTCATGTCCAGTTGTCTACCGGATTTTTCCACTTGGATATCCAATAGTCATCTCAAACTCAATCTGTATGCTCTTAACTGTACTCTTTTTCTCCCCTAAGCTGATTCTCTTCTGTATTCCCTAAGTCAGTGATTGTACCATCATTGGGATCCCAGTTGTTTGGACTCTTCCATCTCTCACACTAAATTTGATGTGGAGGGGATAGGGCTAGAGGTAGGCCAGCCAATCTAGAGGTCATGAAGGCTTGAATGAGGATGCTTGCATTTCTCATGCCCAGACCCAGGGCTTAGGAACCAGAAAATATATTGTGTATACTATATATTCCATAGACTCTAAAATAGTTCATTATCTTCCCCATCAGACTTGAAACTCCCCAAGGAGTACATGATTCTCTCTCTCCACTTTGAGGATTCCTGGAAGGTGGGGCTGCatctcttttatctcttttaataTTAGAGAAGGGAGGCCAACCTAGATTACTGGGATTCAGGTTTGACAGTCTAGGAGAATGAGGGTTCTTCAGCTCTTCCAAGCCTTGAGCCAGGTAGTATATCTTGGAATTAACCACCACTTCCCTTACAGGTGGCTGACGGCCTGGTCAAGGTGCAGGTGGCTTTGGGGAACATTGCCAGCAAGAGGGAGAGGGTGAAGATTCTCTACAAAAAGAGTAAGTGCTTCCATGATGTGCCTGCCTGCCTGACATCCCATCCCTAGGCTTCCTGGGACCTGGCCCTAGCCTTTCAGTTCATTAAGTCACTGGAATAGCCCTTTGGGGATCGAAAGATTATGAGGACATTTACCTGCACCCAATTCAATTGGTAAATTGGGGTGTGCTTTTTTACCTTGTGGCTAAACTTCAAGCCCATGACAATGTCCTAAGTTATGAGATAAGAACTCTACCTGAAAGCTTCTCTTGGTGAAGGAGGGTAAAAAGGATATGGGATTTCCCAGGCAAGGTTAAGAGGCAGGAAACAAATTAGACACTGAGAGCCTGGTTATGTCAGAGCTAGTAACCTGCTTAGTAACTAGAAATTAGACAAAGCTCTGGCTTGTCTTGGTGACATCTAGGAGAAAAGAGGCCTTCTACCCTTGATAAGGATAGGTCAGTGAGAATGCTGAGGGCCCAGAGTGGTGGTGGCAATTGTGTTTTCATCTCTGAAGTTTGATGTCAGAAGAGACCTCAAGAGAAGAGAGTGGAGAGATAGGGAAGTGGGGATAGGGAGCCTGCTGGAGCCCTGCTCAAGCACCACTGTTGGGTGCTCCTCATTGAAGGCTCTCCTCAAGGCTGACCACTTGTCAAACATCCTTCATAAGGCAGTGTTCTACTGCCCAACCCTATTCCATTTCCCATCTCGCTACTTTTCTAGTTGAAGATCTGATCAAGTACCTGGATCCTGAGTACATCGACCGCATTGCCGTACCCGATGCTTCTAAGCTGCAGTTCATCTTAGCAGGTAATGCTGGACTACATATGTACATGCATCTGAGGATATGGGTCGTCGGGGAGGTTAAGCACAGAGATGGCCTCCCCATCCAGTCTTCTAATGGATACAACCCCTGGATGCTGCTCTCTGGAATTGTGGCCTGGTTCTGGGTTGAGGATCCAGTGAATCCTCTAGTAGACATTGAGTACAGTATACCTCTGGGCCAGCTGCAGGCCATGGTGCCAGCCACAGTGGGAGCTAGTCCAATGTTCTATCAATAGCCTGCCTCTTGGATTTTCCTTCAGAACCTTCCTCACTTCTGCTCACTAGATAGAGGAGCTTCTAGGAAAGGGTAGGGGCAGAGAGCATTGCcattaaagaaaagagagagtacTGGCATGGGTTTCAACATCTTTCTTTCATGTGAGAAAGCTCTGCAGTTTCAGAGTTCTAGGCAGGAACTATTGCCTTGGCAATGTCTGCTAATCAGTCAGCCATTCTATAAGCTAGGGTTTTCTGAGCTTTGTTATTCATCCAAAAGATGTATAATGATCATCTACTCTGATTCAGGTTTTTTCCTAGATGAGGAGGCATACACTGGTGAACCagaaagtccctgccctcatgtgTACAGCCAGAGCtaggggagacagggtctctgcttCAGGGACCTGAGCTTATAACCcagatgggagatcagtctccCAGGAGACTGATAAGTGCAATGCAGCACTGAGGACTGGGTAAGGATGGGCCACTCCTGCTAAAAGGGCCGTCAGAGTTCCCAAAGGGCTCTTGATCAATTGCCATGGCTCAAGCACCAAGTTTAGATATTCTCCTGCACTGACTCTTGAGTCCAGACTCTCTATCCCTCCCTGCCTCAGGAATTGTGCATCCACTTGCACATGAATGGTTGCACAGTCTCCTAAATCATACTCTCGACCCTAATCTTTCCCTTCCTGCATGTGGTTCAGTCTCACCCTCACAAAAACATGTTTCCAACATGTCACTTGGCCTACTTTGGAACCTCAGTGTCTTCTGCCtttttaggataaattcctaatTCCATAGTCTGCCGTTCACAACCTTTCAGTCTGCCGGGTCTACCCTCCCATCCAATTCTGTTTCCTGTGCTCTCCCTGCTCCAGTTCAGCTAATTGAATTCTTTCTCGTCTACGAATTGAGAAGCATTCCTGCCTCTAAGCATTTGCACATAACAGTCTCCTCTCTCTTGAATAAGCTTCCCACTCTATGGATTTCAGTGCATTAAAATCCCCTGTGCATACAGGGCCTAGCCCAGATCCTGCTCTCCTCATTGGACTCTTCCATTACTGTCCCAGCAATCCTCCAGCATATAATTGTCTATGCCTCTGAGAGCCCCTGAGCAGAACCTGCCTGGCATAGTCTGCCAATATCTCCTCTTTTAGACCTTCCCAGGGACCCTTGGGTGTGGGGATCCAAGTCTGAAGTACTTTGTATCCTGTGGCGTAAGAGGTGCTCCCTGAGTTTGTTGATAGGAGGCTAGAAGAAGAGGCCTTAAAGTTAAACCTTGGAGAAAGGTGGGATTTGGAGAAATTGAGAGGCTCCTTAGGCTCAGATGGGTCAGACCTGAGGCATCCAGGAGAGTTGGGGGCAGGATGGAAATGTGTACCTAGAGAAGGGGGTAGTGGACAGAGTCACTGTCCAAAGCTCTAGGACCTAGCCATCTCCCTTGCCAGGTCCTCAGGCCCTTACTGGGCTGAGTAGCAATGCCCAGGTTTACTTCACTGCAACTatcttgtccatttttgctttagagGAGCAGTTTATCCTCTCCCAGGTTGCACTTCTGGAGCAGGTGAATGCCTTGGTGCCCATGCTGGACAGTGCTCACATCAAAGGTATCTCTCTGGGGTTGTAGCTTCCCTACTCCGGTTGGGgaggtaggtggatggatgggcagGACTTTCCTGTGTTTCAGGTTGTGTGGATTCGGGTTGGGTCTGttccttatctttttttctttttctttttttttagacagagtcttactctgtcactcaggctggagtgcagtggcatgatcttgactcactgcaacctctgcctcctgttcaAACaaacttcccacctcagcctcccaagtagctaggattacaggtgtgtgccaccacacccagctatttttagtagagatggggtttcaccatgttggccaggctggtctcaaactcctggccccatgtgatccacccgcctcggcttcccagagtgctgggattataggtgtgagctactgtgcctggcctgttcctTATCTTTATCCTCACCCTGAGGTACTTGCCACATCCATGAATTAAAATTACCAGGGTAGAGAGCCCAGTTTTAGGACCTCAGACAATTTGGGCCTGAGAACACTAGCCTAAGCACTAGCAGTCCCCAGCTCTGAGAATTTCTTCTACCTTCTACCTACCCCCAAGCATCTCTCCTTCAAGGTGCTGCAGAACCCAGATTTTACTATCAGAGTCTCTGCCAGGTTCATGAATGTATGTGAATTCTTTCTGCTGCACTGCTGAGAGCAGTCTCTGGGCCTGGACTTTGACAAGCAGACAGTGGCTTTAATTGAATCCAGATATCCATCTTGTCTGTCTCTGGAGGTATTTTTCCCAGCTCCCCCTCCCTACTCCTGATCAGCTGCCTGCTGAATATCTGACAGCCTTAAGCTttgagcccagcatggtggccaACCCTTGGGCTGTTGGATTCCAGCTTAGGTACCTGGCATCCATCTTCAGCCTCCCTGTTCCCTAGACCAGGCAGACCTGGCCCCACTGGGCTGAGAGCAAAGGGACAGGTCCTATGATAGCCAAAGCTCTCTTTACCTGGTCCTGCTTATAGCACTGGGGTGGTGGTAGGGAGCAACACTGGGAACCCCAAGGTTTTGTCTTCTCCTTGGGACATGTATCTTCCCCTTCCCTATGGGTCCTGGAGTAAGACTGGAGTGGGCAGGGAGCCCCACCGCCACCTCCAGCTGCAGCGGTCAATGAAGTCTGGTGTTTGTTTAGCTTCTCCACTCAATACCCTAATCCTGCCAAAGACCTAATAGACTATTGAGCAGTCCCGGGGGAGGGCACAAGCATCATCCAGCAGTGTGCGTTGTGTTTTACAGCCGTTCCTGAGCATGCCGCCCGCCTGCAGCACTTGGCCCAGATCCACATTCAGCAGCAGGTATGGGAGGGGAGAGGACTAGAAGGGAAGATAGAGGTGGCACAGCACCTCATCCCCACTCATGCCACCTGAGGAAGCAGCTTCAGGCCCTTCTGTTGTAAGCTCAGAGGAAACTTTGAGGTTTATCCTTTGTCTTACATATGCCCCAGGGAGGTAAAGGGACTTGCCTAGGTTCATGTCCAaaccttctgcctcccagagcaGGACTTTATTGAGACCCCATAAGGTTGAGGCTGGGAGGTACCCAAGAATTCCTGGGGATTGTATGTCCTTGACTGTGGGTAGCTCTTTTTTCACTATTCCCAGGCCCTAGTGTAAAGTTCAAAGAAAGTTCAGAAATAAGGACAGAAGAGGAGACATATACTAGGGGGAATGTTTACTTAATGTATGGCCACTCCCTTTCCCATCAGTCTTTGGACTGCTGTTAGGGCACCCATCCTGGAGCCTGCAAGTGCTCCCATAGCCATTTGCTCCTTTGGCTTTGGGGTTAAGCATCATCTTTTTTAGGCTCCATGGGGAGTGGGAGTCACTGATAAGGCAGGAAGTTTAGTGGAAGATGTGGGCTTTGCCAAGCTCCTTTCTGTGCTACACTTTGGCCCTACAGGACCAGTGTGTGGAGATCACTGAGGAGTCCAAGGCTCTCCTGGAGGAATACAACAAGACTGTATCCTTTCTGCTCAACTAGGACCCTAATGGGTGCTGTCCCTAAGCCCTGTCCTTTTGTTCCACCTCTAGCACTCTCTCATCCTATCCCATCCACCTATGTTTGCCTGCTCCCCGCTTTCCATGCACTTCCTCACTCAGACTCCTATTCTCACCTTGACCTACAACCAGACCATGCTTCTATCCAAGCAATTTGTGCAGTGGGATGAGCTACTTTGCCAGCTAGAGGCCGCCAAGCAAGTGAAGCCAGCAGAGGAATGACAGCTGCTCCGCATCCCAAGGTGGGCCTGGGCAATCAGGCTCCAGGGCCCTATGTCAACCTGTCTTTGTTACAAGGCAGAGGAAGCTTTGTATTTATTGGATTCAAGGCCCACCTCTCTACTCAGGTGGAGCTCTAAAGTTGGAGGTCAGGTTACCTGAGGTTTGCAATTTGCAACACCCACCCTCCCCCCATCAGTGTTCTTATTCCAGTGACAATAAACCATAGAGATGACTGGAGGAGTGTGCTAGCTTCTTGGTCTaggatgggggtggtggggggcagaAGTGGCAGCCTGCCTAGTCAGTTGGACTGGGAACTAAACTCATCCTGGTTTGGTTTTCTGACAGGTGTAGAGCTCTCAAGATGAAGGCTCTCATTTGATTGTGTGAATAGGATATTCATTTATCCCATATTTACCAAGAAGAGACCTCCAAATGTCAGATGATGGGAGTAGATAGGGCTCACCTAGTCCCTGCCCTGCATGGGCTAGCAGGATAGACAGTACAGGAAAAGGGCGGTCCTATCAGGTggacacagaagaaaaaagggaCTGAAGGGACCTAGTGAGTGATATCCAGGGACTTTCAGAGCCAAGGGAGCAGCATGTGCAAAGtcctttaaatttctctcttggGAGCCTACCTGCTACCACTAGCCGAGAAGGGCAGCCTAAGAGGTTTGGATGCAGGAAGTTTTGGTCCTGGGGAGGAGAACTGGGGAAGTAGGGGCGCTGGGACAAGCATGTTGAGAAACAGATTGGCACCGTACTCCACCAAATGTTTGCTGCCCTCTTGTGGTCTCAGGGAGTGCTCTGGCTCCAGACCCTTTTTTCAACGGCCCGCTGGCCGCCCCCCGCCGTGCAACCTCTCTGGCACCTCAAATTCAGCGTGTCC is a window encoding:
- the DCTN3 gene encoding dynactin subunit 3, whose product is MAGLTDVQRLQARVEELERWVYGPGGARGSRKVADGLVKVQVALGNIASKRERVKILYKKIEDLIKYLDPEYIDRIAVPDASKLQFILAEEQFILSQVALLEQVNALVPMLDSAHIKAVPEHAARLQHLAQIHIQQQDQCVEITEESKALLEEYNKTTMLLSKQFVQWDELLCQLEAAKQVKPAEE